Sequence from the Opisthocomus hoazin isolate bOpiHoa1 chromosome 7, bOpiHoa1.hap1, whole genome shotgun sequence genome:
AGTCCCTCTGCGTCCACGCTTGGGCGGTGAGGAGCTGGATTCAGCTGCTTTTGAGATCCTCCCTGTGCAGGACTGTTCCCCTGCACCAGTTTGAAGGGTTTGTTTTGGTGGACATGGGAGTGCATGTCAGATGTAGAAAGGATGCTAAGGTGGAGCGTATACTGTGCTTGCTGTGGCTATGCATCCCTGGGCCGGGCTTTGACAGGCATGTCCCCATGTGTGTCACCAGGCCTTCCCAGACTCACGTGAGAAGTACCCCAAGCTGTCCAAAAGACTGCCGTCGATCGTGGTGGAGCCAACTGAGTCTGGGGATGTAGAGAGCGGCGAGCTGCGCTGGCCTCCTGATGACCTGAAATCAGCAGAAGACAAAGGTCTTCATGGTGACCAAAGAGTCtgtgtccagcagcagcagcagcagatggatCTGGA
This genomic interval carries:
- the LBHD2 gene encoding LBH domain-containing protein 2, which codes for MTEVMNTREPVMEEFALSQTPEEEGGPSSQAFPDSREKYPKLSKRLPSIVVEPTESGDVESGELRWPPDDLKSAEDKGLHGDQRVCVQQQQQQMDLEDTLAHPTEEVEGSTDTLESRTEEDE